CACTGGCAAACGGATCACCGAACGAACCCACGTCGGTACCAATCAGCTTGAGTTTGGTCGACATGTCGAAGGGCTTGAACTCCTTCTCAGTACCCATCAACCGTGAAGCGACTACCTCTGCCATTTCGTAGCCAGGGGCTACCAGGCCATAAATCATATGGTGCGCTACGGCACATTCGCCAATGGCAAAGATGGACGGGTCGGAGGTTTGCAGGAAATTATCGACCAGTATACCGCCACGAGGATGCGTATCGATACCCGATGCTTTGGCCAGCTCGTCGCGAGGGCGGATACCCGCCGAAATGATGAGCATATCCACGTCCAGATGGGAGCCATCGGCAAACTGCATGCCTGTAATGGCTGCATCACCCGTGATTTGTTGCGTGCTTTTCGACAGATGAATCGTTAAACCCAGCGATTCCAGTTGCCGTTGCAGGACTCCTGATCCGGCGTCGTCAATCTGTCGGGGCATCAGCCGGGGAGCAAACTCCACCACATGGGCTTCGTCGAGGCCGAGGTCGAGCAGAGCTTTGGCCGCTTCCAGGCCGAGCAGTCCTCCGCCTAATACAGCCCCTTTACGCGTCAGGCCAGCCCGGGCGTTACGGGCGTATGACTGGATCAAGTCGAGGTCTTCGATTGTCCGATACACAAATACGCCATCTTTCTCAACCCCTGCTACGGGCGGCACAAAAGCGCCCGAACCCGTGGCCAGTACCAGATAGTCGTATGGTACTACAACACCGTGATGCGACCGAACTTGCTTACGCTCGCGGTCAATAGCTACGACAGGGTCGGTCAGGTAGAGTGTAATACCGTTTTCGGCATACCAGTCGGCAGGAGCCAGGGTTAATTCGTCGGCTGTTTTGCCGTCGAAATAGGCGCTCAGATGCACCCGGTCGTAGGCAACGCGTGGTTCTTCCCCAAAAACCGTCAGCGTAAACCGATGCTCATTTTTCTGTTTGGCGATAAGCTTTTCGCAGAACTTATAGCCCACCATGCCATTGCCGATGACTACGACATGTCTGATTGTGTTTGTGTTCATAGTTATAAGTAACTATAACATTGTGAAAACCCTGATTTATTATTGTATTTATTTAAGAAATTATGCCTTTCTATCCCCATAAAGGCAAGTCAAAAGTAAAAGGTGTTTTTTGTAATTCCTAGCGTAATATTTTGATTTAAGCTTATTTTAAAACATATTTTTTGTAAAAAGACTTGTTTTTAAGAATTTCATCTCTACTTTTGAAGCATAAATCGCAAATAGTTGTAAATAACTATAAATAGTATAATACCACTATTTAAGCCTAAAATGAAGATGCAGATGCGGTCAAAGCTAACACTCGTGGGGGCGGGTCCCGGCGACGGCGAATTGATTACCTTAAAAGGAATCAGGGCGCTTCGACAAGCCGACGTTGTCTTGTACGACGACCTTGCCAATCATTCTTTACTGGAGTTTGCACCCGAACGGGCCTTGAAAATGTATGTAGGCAAGCGAGCTGGTAAAGTATCGTTCTCACAAGACGAGATTAATGCCCTGATTGTACGGTTGGCGCAGGAACATGGGCATCTGGTACGGCTGAAAGGGGGCGACTCCTACGTGTTCGGGCGTGGGTATGAAGAGTGTGCGTATGTACGTCAGTATGGCATTGCCTATGAGGTAGTGCCGGGGGTATCGAGCAGTATAGCAGTGCCAGCTTCACAGGGTATTCCGGTTACGAGCCGGGGTGTAAGCGAAAGTTTCTGGGTTATTACCGGCACTACCCGCACCGGCGAGTTGTCCGACGATCTTCGGTTGGCAGTTCAGTCGAAAGCGACGGTTGTGGTGCTGATGGGCCTGAATAAAGTGAATGAAATCTGTACTATGTATTGCAAGGCTGGTCGGGGACATGTACCGATGGCCGTGATACAAAACGGGACGCGTGCCGATGAGCATTGCGTAGTGGGTCAGGTCTGGAATATGCCACAATTGATAGCTGAGCAAGGCGTGGGGGCGCCCGCTGTGCTGGTCATTGGCGATGTTGTCGCGTTGCATCCGTCCTATCTGGCGGAATGCCTGCATAACGTTTCAGTAGCCTACTAAAGAAAAAAGCCGATCCGGTGTGGGGGCACCTTTGGACCGGCTTCACAGGGTTTTGTCCATGCGAAAACACAAACGTGTCAAAGAAAATGAAAAAACACTCGTAAAGCAAATCAGCTGCTTCGCCAACTCAGGTACTCGTTGAGCCTTCGGGCCTCGCCAGGCGCCAGATACCTGCTATCTCTCCGGTTATTGCCTACTCTTAACTCAGCGAACAGGCTGAGGTGAATTTGTTTTGTCAATTCCGTTCATTTTCTCGTCAAATCGACCACCTTCTGATGAAATTCTATACAAAGCATAGCCTGCTTACAGGTTGCTTGTTGCTTGCTCTATGCAGTTCGGTACAGGCGCAGTTTTCGCTGATCGGGCAACTGCGTACCCGCACCGAACTGCGTAATGGGGTAGGAAATCTGGCACCTAAAGATGCGCCGGCTGCCTTTTTTACGTCGCAACGCGCTCGCCTGACCTTCGGCTACAAATGGGATCGGGTGCAATTCCAGACTTCGGTTCAGGACGTTCGGGTGTGGGGCCAGGATGCATCGACCATCAATAATACCGATGGAAATCGCCTGATGGTACACGAAGCCTGGGCCGAAATTACGTTGGTTAACAGCGCCGATACCACGATCAAATTTACGCCTATTCAAAATCTATCGCTGAAAATAGGCCGTCAGGAGCTTGTCTACGATGACGTTCGCCTGCTTGGAAATCTCGACTGGCTCCAGCAGGGAAGGCGTTTCGACGCGGCTTTGCTGAAAGCGCAACATCTAGGCTGGGCACTTGATCTGGGTGTTGGCTTTAACCAGAATACCGATGCCTTCGGAACCGTCGGGGATTATTATACCGCCGGAAATGCACCGGCAACTGCCTTATCGACCAAAAACGTAACCCTGGCCATTCCGGCCGGTTTTCTGCCCACATCAGGCAAAGGTGGAGCACCCGTACTGGCAACACCATTGAGTACGAATGGTCAGAATCAGCAGTTTAAGTCGTTTCAGATGGCGTACCTAACGCGCAAATTCAGCAGCCTTGCGACTGGCAGTACTAAATTCTCGGCCCTGCTTTTTAAAGACGATTTTCAGAAGTACCGCGTCGACTCGCTGGGCAACGCTACCCAGGGTTACGTATATGGTCGCCGTTATGATGTTTCGGGCGTGAATTCGCGGGTAACCTACGGAGCTATGCTGGTTGGTCAACTGGGTAATCCGACCTCAAAACGGGCTAAAGTACAGTGGCAGGCCTTTGCCTACGGTCAACGTGGTAAAGATCGGGATGGTCTGACGATTAAAAAAGCCTATCACTACGGGGCCAACTTCATGATCCAGAAAGGAGCGTTTAGCGTGGGGCCAGGCTATGAAATCCTGTCGGGTAATGACGCCACGGCGATCCAGTCGGGCGAAACCAGTCGATTCGATCCACTTTACGGTACGCCACACCGGCATTGGGGATATATGGATTATTTCTACGTTGGAACGGGCGCGCCTGCTGGGGGCCTGAACGATGCGTTCCTCAAATTCAAATATGCCGGAACCCGCCTAACGACCACGCTGGATGCGCACTACTTCGCCCTTGCCAATGCGACTTATAACAAAATGCCCGACGTTCCGGCTGGTACGCTGTTGCCGTCGAAACTGGGTATGGAATATGACTTTGTAGCGACCTATGCGCTCAACAAGTTTACCACGCTTGAATTTGGCTATTCGATCATGAATGGTACCAATACCCTTGAGTACACCAAGCAGGGCACTATGGACGAAAAAAATAAGCTGGGTTCCTGGTCGTATCTGATGATCAACGTCCGCCCGGATTTCCTCGCTCCCAAAAAGTAATAGACTATTTGTAACGCGGGTGGAAACCCGCGCTATCTGGTTGCAAATCGCGGGTTTCCACCCGCGTTACTACACTACTCACAACTCTAAATCTTAAGACATATATAACCATGAATACAATCACGAATAAGCCACTCAGCTCTCTGAATGTACTGAATTTTAAAGGGGTTCAGATGCGGACGTTCCACATCACCTGGTTTACGTTCTTTGTCTGCTTCTTTGGCTGGTTCGGTCTGGCTCCGCTGATGCCTGCCATCCGCGAAGATCTGGGACTGACAAAACCACAGGTAGGTAACACCATTATTGCGGCTGTATCCGCTACTATTCTGGCCCGACTCATTATTGGTCGCCTATGCGATACGTGGGGACCGCGTAAAACCTATACGGCCTTGCTGGTCGTTGGCTCGTTGCCCGTTATGCTGGTGGGCCTGGCGCATGATTATACCACGTTTTTGCTGTTTCGGCTGGCGATTGGGATTATTGGAGCCTCGTTCGTAATCACGCAGTATCATACATCGGTGATGTTTGCGCCCAGTATCAAAGGTACGGCTAATGCGGTAGCGGGTGGATGGGGTAATCTGGGCGGTGGTATTACCCAATTGGCGATGCCGTTGATTATGGCAACTATCGTTGGGTTTGGTTATACGAAGCCCGAAGCCTGGCGGTTGGCTATGGTGGTGCCCGGTGTGCTGATGCTCATTATGGCCTACGTGTATTACCGCTTTACGCAGGATACGCCAGCAGGCAATGTCGATCAGATTGAACGGTCCATTTCATCGGGTGAAAAAGTGAGTTTCTGGAAAGCCTGTGCCGATATTCGTGTATGGGCGTTGGCGCTGGCTTATGCCTGTTGCTTCGGCATGGAGATTACGTTCGATGGGGTAGCAGCGCTCTACTTCTTCGATAATTTCAAGATGGAGCAGACCGAAGCGGGCTTTTGGGCTATGTTGTTTGGCTTCATGAACATTTTCGCCCGTGCGCTGGGTGGTATCGTTGCCGATAGAGTCGGGAAGAAATACGGCATGCGAGGTAAAGGCGTTTTGCTGGCCGGTATGCTTCTGCTCGAAGGGTTGGGTATTATTCTGTTTGCCCAGGCTGGTAGCTTGCCGTTGGCTATTGCGTCGATGCTGACCTTCGCGCTATTCCTGAAAATGTCGAACGGAGGTACTTATGCCATTGTGCCATTCGTCAATCCGAAAGCCGTTGGGGTGATTTCGGGTGTTGTGGGGGCAGGGGGAAACCTCGGCGGTATGCTGATGGGCTTCCTGTTCAAGTCGCAATCGATCTCCTATGGGCAGGCGTTCCTGTACATCGGTTGCGTGGTAGCCGTTATCGGTGCTGCTCTGTTTCTGGTGAATTTCAATAAAGCCGTCGTGGTCGAAGAAGCCCGGGAAGTCGAATTTCAAACAGCTTAAACTTAATGGATAATGCATAATGATTGAATTATGTGGTCGTAATAATTTATTATCCATTATCTAACCTCATGACTCATCAAACGACCTGTTGTTATTGTGGTGTTGGCTGCGGAGTAGTGGTCAAACAGGAACCGAACGGACGACTGACCGTTGAGGGCGATAAACAACACCCCTCAAACCGGGGCATGCTTTGCTCCAAGGGTATGAATCTGCATTATACGGTTATGGACCAGTCGGATCGGCTGCTGTATCCGCAGATGCGGTTCAACCGGGCAATGCCTATGCAGCGGGTGAGTTGGGATGCTGCGCTGGAGCGAACAGCCGCCGTTTTCAAGACACTGATCCAGAAATACGGTCCCGATTCGGTAGCGTTTTATGTGTCGGGGCAGTGCCTCACGGAAGAATATTACCTGGTCAACAAACTCATCAAGGGGTTTATCGGCTCCAACAATATCGACACCAATTCGCGGTTGTGCATGAGTTCGGCCGTAGTCGGCTATAAACTATCGCTGGGCGAAGATTCGGTGCCGGTCTGTTACGATGACATTGAGGAGGCTGATGTATTTCTAGTCGAAGGGGCGAATCCGGCCTGGTGCCATCCAATCATCTGGCGACGGATTGAAGCCCATAAAGCCGCCAATCCGAACGTTAAAATCATCTGCGTTGATCCACGTAAGACCGACACCGCCCGGTCGTCCGATCTGCACCTGGCTATCCGACCCGGCACCGATATTGTCCTGAACAACGCTATTGGTCGATTATTGATCGAGAATGGGGATATCGATATTGATTTTATTAGCAACCATGCCGACGGATTCAGTGCCTACCGGGAGCAGGTAATGCAACGGACAGTTGAGGAAGCGGCTGAAATCTGTGGCATTTCGTCCGGTCAGATTCAAACCGTTGCCGACTGGATTGGTCGGTCGAAAGGGTTTCTGTCGCTCTGGACCATGGGCCTGAATCAATCGGTCGTTGGCGTAAACAAAAACCTGTCGCTCATTAATTTACACCTGATTACGGGTCGCATCGGTAAACCGGGAAATGGGCCTTTTTCGCTAACGGGGCAACCCAATGCCATGGGTGGCCGCGAAACAGGTGGACTAGCCAACATATTACCCGCCCACCGCGACGTCACCAATGCCACTCACCGCGCTGAAATTGAAGCGTTCTGGAATGGCCCCGTCAAGATTGCCGATAAACCCGGCCTAACGGCTACCGAGATGTTCGAGGCATTGGCCAACGATAAATTAAAAGCCATCTGGATTATCAATACCAATCCGATGGTAAGTATGCCAGATGTACATACCGTTGAACAGGCGTTGAAAAAGGCCCGGTTTGTGGTGGTACAGGATGTATCGAATCGGGCAGATACCGTTCAATTGGCTGATGTGGTGCTTCCGGCGGCTGCCTGGCTTGAAAAAGAAGGGACAATGACCAATGCCGAGCGCCGGATTGCCTATCTGCCCAACGTACTCGATGCACCCGGCGAAGCTCTGCCCGACTCGGAAATCATCTGGCGATTTGCCCGAAAAATGGGCTTTACGGATGCTTTTGCTTATAAAAACGTATCGGAGGTATATGATGAATACGCCCAACTGACGGCCAATACCAATGTCGATATTACCGGCGTTAGTCATGAATTGTTGAAACAGGTGCGAACCGTGCAGTGGCCTTATCCGGCGGGGAGCACGGAACAAGGGGCAGGGGGTACAAGGCGTCTGTTTACGGATCAACAGTTTTATACGGCAAACCAGCGGGCGCAAATCCATGCCGTACCTGATGGTAATGCTTCTGAACCGGTCGATTCAGATTTTCCGCTGGTGCTAACGACGGGTCGTATTCGCGACCAGTGGCATACCATGACCAAAACGGGTCGGGTAGCCAAACTGAATCAACATAGTCCGCAGTTGTTTCTACAAATCCATCCCGATGATGCGCGCAGTCGGGGTATCCAGGATGGGCAATTGGTAGAGGTTCGTGGTCGGCGGGGGGAGGTTCGTGTAAAAGCGCAACTCACCGACGATGTCCGGCCAGGATTATGCTTTCTGCCCATGCACTGGGGTAAACTCTTAAACAGCAGCCTGAATCGGGCAAATAACCTCACCAATACGCTTGTAGATCCGCGTTCGAAAGAACCCGATTTTAAGTTTACGGCTGTGGAGGTTGTTCCCTATCGGAAGCCAACGGAGAAAATCATCATTATTGGTGCAGGTTCGGCTGGATTGGGTTTTATCAATGCCTATCGGACGTTGACGGTCAAAGACGAAATTCATGTCTTCTCCAAGGAAATTTACCCGTTCTACAACCGCGTTCTTCTACCCGATTACATCAGCGGAGCGCAACCCTGGGAGCAGCTTGTCAAATTGCGCGAAGATCAGTTTGCCGAAGCGAATATCATCGTCCATAAAGGCGTAGGCATCGGCCATATCGACCGGAAAGCGAAAGTTGTGATCGACACCAACGGCGTTGAGCATTCGTACGACAAACTCGTTTTGGGTACGGGAAGCAGTGCCTTCATGCCGAAAGGAATTCCTCGGTTGCCGGGTATTTTCAATATGCGTTCCCGGCTCGATGCCGATTCGCTGATGCCGTTCCTCAATCAGAAAGACCCGCATACGGTTATTGTGGGCGGAGGATTGCTGGGGCTTGAATTAGCCGCTTCGTTACGACAAATTGGCGTTCGGGTAACAGTCATTCAGCGGGCAGGGCGTTTCATGGAGCGACAACTCGACCCACTGGCCAGCGAATTGCTCTATCTGGAACTACTTGACCGGGGCATTGACGTCTATTTCAACGAAGAGGTTCAAACCTTCATGGGAACTGATCGGGTCAAAGGCGTTCAGTTGAATTCTGGAAAACGGATCAATTGTCAGGCCGTAGTTATCGCAATCGGTACAGTTCCCAGCATTGATCTGGCTCGCGAAGCCGGACTCGTCTGCAATCGGGGTGTGGTGGTAAACGATTACCTGCAAACCTCCGACCCCGACATTTTTGCGGCTGGTGAAGTGGCTCAGTGGAATGGACAGATGTGGGGAATAACCCTGGCTGCCGAGCAACAGGCCGAAGCCGCAGCCCGATTCATAGCTGGTGATATTGCGCAGCCTTATCGGGGTAGTCTGGCTATCAGCATCCTGAAAATGGAAGGCCTGCATCTGTGTAGCATGGGTATGACCGAGGTACCTGCCAATGCCGAAAATGAGTATGAAGAAATCGTCTTTATCGATAAGGCAAAACGCTATTATAAAAAGTGTATTGTCCATCAAGATAAGTTGGTAGGTGCCATCCTGGTGGGTGATAAAAATGAATTTGCGGAGTTCCGTGAACTGATTGCCAATGGTATTGAGCTATCTGAAAAACGGCTCCAACTGCTGCGGGCGAGCAAAAAAGTAGATCCCGTCGAAGGTAAACTGGTGTGTTCCTGTAATACCGTTGGGCAGGGTAATCTGGAGCGAGCCATTCGGACAGGCTGCACGGATTTTCAGCAGCTTTGCCAGAAAACGGGTGCCGGAACAGGCTGTGGCTCGTGCCGCCCGAAGTGCGGAGCATTCTATTGTCAATGACCGAATTAGTGAATGATTGAGGGATAGAGTAGCCTATCATTTTCAGCTATTCAATCATTCACTAATTCAATCATTCAAAATTAACCCATGCGCGACTATTATACTCTGAAAATCAATTGGCCCGCCGGGATCGTATCGCCAGCGTCGTTGCAGAATGTGTTGACGCTGGCTTACAAAGCTCACGTACGAACGGTACGGTTTGGGGCGCGTCAGCAACTGTTGATGACGGTGCATTATGAGGATATGCGCTTTTTGGAAAAAGACCTCAAACAACAGGCCATTGCTTATGAGGTTAATACGGAGCAGTTCCCGAACATTATCAGTTCCTATTGTGGCGAAGAGGTGTTTCGGACGGGAGCGTGGCTGCATGAAAGCGAATACCATACCGTACTG
This window of the Spirosoma aerolatum genome carries:
- the cobA gene encoding uroporphyrinogen-III C-methyltransferase — its product is MRSKLTLVGAGPGDGELITLKGIRALRQADVVLYDDLANHSLLEFAPERALKMYVGKRAGKVSFSQDEINALIVRLAQEHGHLVRLKGGDSYVFGRGYEECAYVRQYGIAYEVVPGVSSSIAVPASQGIPVTSRGVSESFWVITGTTRTGELSDDLRLAVQSKATVVVLMGLNKVNEICTMYCKAGRGHVPMAVIQNGTRADEHCVVGQVWNMPQLIAEQGVGAPAVLVIGDVVALHPSYLAECLHNVSVAY
- a CDS encoding alginate export family protein — protein: MKFYTKHSLLTGCLLLALCSSVQAQFSLIGQLRTRTELRNGVGNLAPKDAPAAFFTSQRARLTFGYKWDRVQFQTSVQDVRVWGQDASTINNTDGNRLMVHEAWAEITLVNSADTTIKFTPIQNLSLKIGRQELVYDDVRLLGNLDWLQQGRRFDAALLKAQHLGWALDLGVGFNQNTDAFGTVGDYYTAGNAPATALSTKNVTLAIPAGFLPTSGKGGAPVLATPLSTNGQNQQFKSFQMAYLTRKFSSLATGSTKFSALLFKDDFQKYRVDSLGNATQGYVYGRRYDVSGVNSRVTYGAMLVGQLGNPTSKRAKVQWQAFAYGQRGKDRDGLTIKKAYHYGANFMIQKGAFSVGPGYEILSGNDATAIQSGETSRFDPLYGTPHRHWGYMDYFYVGTGAPAGGLNDAFLKFKYAGTRLTTTLDAHYFALANATYNKMPDVPAGTLLPSKLGMEYDFVATYALNKFTTLEFGYSIMNGTNTLEYTKQGTMDEKNKLGSWSYLMINVRPDFLAPKK
- a CDS encoding NarK family nitrate/nitrite MFS transporter; translation: MNTITNKPLSSLNVLNFKGVQMRTFHITWFTFFVCFFGWFGLAPLMPAIREDLGLTKPQVGNTIIAAVSATILARLIIGRLCDTWGPRKTYTALLVVGSLPVMLVGLAHDYTTFLLFRLAIGIIGASFVITQYHTSVMFAPSIKGTANAVAGGWGNLGGGITQLAMPLIMATIVGFGYTKPEAWRLAMVVPGVLMLIMAYVYYRFTQDTPAGNVDQIERSISSGEKVSFWKACADIRVWALALAYACCFGMEITFDGVAALYFFDNFKMEQTEAGFWAMLFGFMNIFARALGGIVADRVGKKYGMRGKGVLLAGMLLLEGLGIILFAQAGSLPLAIASMLTFALFLKMSNGGTYAIVPFVNPKAVGVISGVVGAGGNLGGMLMGFLFKSQSISYGQAFLYIGCVVAVIGAALFLVNFNKAVVVEEAREVEFQTA
- a CDS encoding nitrate reductase, producing MTHQTTCCYCGVGCGVVVKQEPNGRLTVEGDKQHPSNRGMLCSKGMNLHYTVMDQSDRLLYPQMRFNRAMPMQRVSWDAALERTAAVFKTLIQKYGPDSVAFYVSGQCLTEEYYLVNKLIKGFIGSNNIDTNSRLCMSSAVVGYKLSLGEDSVPVCYDDIEEADVFLVEGANPAWCHPIIWRRIEAHKAANPNVKIICVDPRKTDTARSSDLHLAIRPGTDIVLNNAIGRLLIENGDIDIDFISNHADGFSAYREQVMQRTVEEAAEICGISSGQIQTVADWIGRSKGFLSLWTMGLNQSVVGVNKNLSLINLHLITGRIGKPGNGPFSLTGQPNAMGGRETGGLANILPAHRDVTNATHRAEIEAFWNGPVKIADKPGLTATEMFEALANDKLKAIWIINTNPMVSMPDVHTVEQALKKARFVVVQDVSNRADTVQLADVVLPAAAWLEKEGTMTNAERRIAYLPNVLDAPGEALPDSEIIWRFARKMGFTDAFAYKNVSEVYDEYAQLTANTNVDITGVSHELLKQVRTVQWPYPAGSTEQGAGGTRRLFTDQQFYTANQRAQIHAVPDGNASEPVDSDFPLVLTTGRIRDQWHTMTKTGRVAKLNQHSPQLFLQIHPDDARSRGIQDGQLVEVRGRRGEVRVKAQLTDDVRPGLCFLPMHWGKLLNSSLNRANNLTNTLVDPRSKEPDFKFTAVEVVPYRKPTEKIIIIGAGSAGLGFINAYRTLTVKDEIHVFSKEIYPFYNRVLLPDYISGAQPWEQLVKLREDQFAEANIIVHKGVGIGHIDRKAKVVIDTNGVEHSYDKLVLGTGSSAFMPKGIPRLPGIFNMRSRLDADSLMPFLNQKDPHTVIVGGGLLGLELAASLRQIGVRVTVIQRAGRFMERQLDPLASELLYLELLDRGIDVYFNEEVQTFMGTDRVKGVQLNSGKRINCQAVVIAIGTVPSIDLAREAGLVCNRGVVVNDYLQTSDPDIFAAGEVAQWNGQMWGITLAAEQQAEAAARFIAGDIAQPYRGSLAISILKMEGLHLCSMGMTEVPANAENEYEEIVFIDKAKRYYKKCIVHQDKLVGAILVGDKNEFAEFRELIANGIELSEKRLQLLRASKKVDPVEGKLVCSCNTVGQGNLERAIRTGCTDFQQLCQKTGAGTGCGSCRPKCGAFYCQ